A single window of Syntrophotalea acetylenica DNA harbors:
- a CDS encoding DUF4126 domain-containing protein, which yields MEQLHEIASIIALTMGVAWASGINLYATILVLGLLGATGGMVLPENLMILTEPMVIGAAGLMYAVEFFADKVPGVDTGWDGLHTFIRIPAGALLAAGAVGEVHPPLALAAAIVGGGLAAATHVTKAGTRVLINTSPEPLSNWGASLSEDLVVVAGLWVALNHPLLFIGLLILFILLMIWLLPRIWTIIKKIFGSLGRLFRSAEKPDRPSPAPTPKEIDIPPDLG from the coding sequence ATGGAACAACTGCATGAAATTGCCAGCATCATCGCTCTGACCATGGGAGTAGCCTGGGCCAGCGGAATCAACCTGTACGCCACAATCCTGGTGCTTGGCCTGCTCGGCGCAACGGGCGGCATGGTTCTTCCGGAAAACCTCATGATTCTGACCGAGCCGATGGTCATCGGAGCGGCAGGCCTGATGTATGCCGTGGAGTTTTTCGCCGACAAGGTTCCGGGGGTGGATACCGGCTGGGACGGCCTGCACACCTTCATTCGCATACCTGCCGGCGCCCTGCTGGCTGCGGGCGCCGTTGGCGAGGTGCATCCGCCGCTTGCCCTGGCGGCGGCGATCGTCGGCGGCGGCCTCGCCGCCGCCACTCACGTGACCAAGGCCGGAACCAGGGTGTTGATCAACACCTCACCGGAACCGCTGAGCAACTGGGGCGCTTCTCTGAGCGAGGATCTTGTGGTCGTTGCCGGCCTCTGGGTCGCCCTGAATCACCCGTTGCTGTTCATCGGCCTGCTTATTCTGTTCATTTTACTCATGATCTGGCTGCTTCCGCGGATATGGACAATAATCAAAAAAATCTTCGGGTCCCTTGGACGGCTGTTCAGATCCGCAGAAAAGCCTGACCGCCCGAGCCCTGCCCCCACCCCGAAAGAGATTGACATCCCGCCCGATTTAGGCTAA
- a CDS encoding recombinase family protein: MIAAVYIRKSREDKNKPSHRLTVQREQLPAYALAQGWQVEIYDDGHASAARGKVEELHERARLESDVRSGKINLILVIELSRLSRDDSLQDYVSWLYLCSQHGVKLATPSRQLDPSQHSDWMLLLMEGGFSSVEMKVLQARMAEGRAEAYRAGKWLSGNPPMPYKYDRGAGGLIVDPDQMPTFRKMMRLAELYPASQVADRVGIPSVTVRRAISDDRLLMYQGARRDPDSGATIDGQWPAVIDHLQAERIRRNRGSRRKAPRRQYAAMLSNLDILTCGYCGHSYRAWKNGRTRVDGTRLDYYGCRHKDKSDACQSRMIPTHILEERVLTNLFGLLSKAAELQRAWEARQDSDDTPGKLADIDREIEKCHTKKQRLVEAVADGLLSPADVRQKRNEIDNTIGTLNQKRAGLLSAQAIAPDWDALKITRQAFDHLYQAEQREVIASLIAQIRIFPTYALITYRFPRNENGDNIARIHLPERQKPAGPRQVYKVKKQ; this comes from the coding sequence ATGATCGCAGCAGTCTATATCCGAAAATCCCGCGAAGATAAAAATAAACCCTCCCACCGGCTCACCGTCCAGCGCGAGCAGTTGCCAGCATATGCCCTGGCCCAAGGCTGGCAGGTTGAAATCTACGACGACGGCCACGCCAGTGCGGCCCGCGGCAAGGTCGAAGAACTGCACGAACGCGCCCGCCTTGAGAGCGACGTGCGATCCGGAAAGATCAACCTGATCCTGGTCATCGAGCTATCGCGCCTGAGCCGCGATGATAGTCTGCAAGATTACGTCTCCTGGTTGTACCTGTGCTCACAACACGGTGTAAAACTCGCCACACCATCACGCCAGCTGGACCCATCCCAACATAGCGACTGGATGCTACTTCTCATGGAGGGCGGTTTCTCCAGCGTAGAAATGAAGGTATTGCAGGCGAGGATGGCCGAGGGCAGGGCAGAAGCCTACCGCGCCGGGAAATGGCTGTCCGGAAACCCACCAATGCCCTACAAATACGACCGCGGGGCCGGAGGGCTAATCGTCGATCCCGATCAAATGCCGACCTTTCGCAAGATGATGCGCCTGGCCGAACTCTACCCCGCATCCCAAGTCGCCGACAGGGTAGGGATACCATCCGTTACCGTGCGCCGGGCGATCAGCGACGATCGGCTCCTGATGTATCAAGGCGCCCGCCGCGATCCCGACTCCGGGGCCACTATCGACGGGCAATGGCCCGCCGTTATCGACCACTTACAAGCAGAGCGGATTCGCCGCAACCGCGGCAGCCGCCGCAAAGCCCCGCGCAGACAATACGCCGCCATGCTCAGCAATCTCGATATCCTCACCTGCGGATATTGCGGACACTCCTACCGCGCATGGAAAAACGGCCGCACCCGCGTCGACGGAACCCGCCTCGATTACTACGGTTGCCGGCACAAAGACAAAAGCGACGCATGCCAGAGCCGCATGATCCCGACCCACATCCTCGAGGAGAGAGTATTGACCAACCTGTTTGGCCTTCTGTCAAAAGCCGCCGAACTGCAGCGAGCATGGGAGGCCAGACAAGATTCGGATGACACACCCGGCAAACTCGCCGACATCGATCGCGAAATCGAAAAGTGTCACACCAAAAAACAGCGCCTCGTAGAAGCCGTCGCCGACGGCCTGCTCAGCCCCGCAGACGTCCGCCAAAAAAGAAATGAGATCGACAACACCATCGGGACCCTTAATCAAAAACGTGCCGGGCTCCTTTCCGCACAAGCCATCGCCCCCGACTGGGACGCTCTCAAGATCACCCGGCAGGCCTTCGACCATCTTTACCAGGCCGAACAGCGCGAAGTCATCGCCTCACTCATTGCGCAGATCAGGATCTTCCCGACCTACGCCCTGATCACTTATCGATTCCCCCGCAACGAAAACGGCGACAATATCGCCAGAATCCACCTGCCAGAGAGGCAAAAGCCCGCCGGACCCCGCCAAGTCTACAAAGTCAAAAAACAATAA
- a CDS encoding helix-turn-helix domain-containing protein: MSGVLQIIERMIQATGAKNMAQMLESMGFSDSAGSAWKRRKKIPDGSIAKVAELTGVSFSWLKTGDGEMRPSGAASDTNESELVRACDIEWSAGHPSTEPLKLTQQEAMMVEFMRELDPQDRADVMDTLRELWLLQRSKQNPQE, from the coding sequence ATGTCCGGTGTTTTGCAGATAATTGAACGAATGATTCAGGCGACAGGGGCCAAGAATATGGCCCAAATGCTTGAATCTATGGGATTTTCAGACAGCGCAGGGAGCGCGTGGAAGAGGCGAAAAAAAATCCCAGATGGGAGCATTGCGAAGGTAGCCGAGCTGACAGGTGTAAGCTTCTCTTGGTTAAAAACCGGCGACGGAGAAATGCGCCCATCGGGGGCCGCCAGCGACACCAACGAGTCCGAGTTGGTGCGGGCCTGTGATATCGAGTGGTCGGCAGGGCATCCATCGACCGAACCTCTCAAACTGACCCAGCAGGAAGCCATGATGGTGGAGTTTATGCGCGAGCTCGATCCACAGGATCGCGCCGATGTCATGGACACCCTCCGCGAACTGTGGCTGCTGCAGCGGAGCAAGCAAAACCCTCAAGAATAG
- a CDS encoding phage regulatory CII family protein, with amino-acid sequence MAGIAHNPPEETLREMLYRWAKARPLTLKRQAEHLGLAESTLGNSINPHIEAMEYKLAWLIPHMLLNDSLAPLDYLEACVGRVAFDLPQAPECVANLQAELARTIKEFGDVIAASGTALEDGRVQRNEVKRIEQEINEMVRQAFAFLQAVKDRMERY; translated from the coding sequence ATGGCGGGGATCGCACACAATCCACCGGAAGAGACGTTGCGGGAAATGCTGTATCGCTGGGCGAAGGCCCGGCCTCTGACGCTGAAACGGCAGGCGGAGCACCTGGGCCTGGCCGAGAGCACGCTGGGGAACAGCATCAATCCTCACATCGAGGCGATGGAATACAAGCTGGCCTGGCTGATCCCGCACATGCTCCTGAACGATAGCCTGGCGCCGTTGGATTATCTGGAGGCGTGTGTGGGCCGTGTGGCGTTCGATCTGCCCCAGGCGCCCGAGTGCGTGGCGAATCTGCAGGCGGAGCTGGCGCGCACGATTAAAGAGTTTGGAGATGTGATCGCGGCCTCGGGCACGGCTCTGGAGGACGGAAGAGTTCAGCGGAACGAAGTGAAGCGCATCGAGCAGGAAATTAACGAGATGGTCCGTCAGGCGTTTGCTTTTTTGCAAGCGGTGAAGGACCGCATGGAGCGTTACTGA
- a CDS encoding phage tail protein: MLSIKLEGIEQAMRMFDPKVVSPAASQAINDAARAGRAEAARALLGKWNLKAGKVNAELKNIKFARIGDLTATIQAKGRPISLQYFGFKEVRRTVKGKGGKYRQVKGVTGSVLKAGGGKSYPGAFTATMLSGHNGVFMTEKRFFGLSDYGYNKPTRGRYAGQRGRTPVVSMSTVTIATMFNQVPVQQATVNAVEARFQSRFGHHIDRLMDK, translated from the coding sequence ATGTTGAGCATCAAGCTCGAGGGTATAGAGCAGGCCATGCGGATGTTTGACCCCAAGGTCGTCAGCCCCGCCGCCAGCCAGGCAATCAACGATGCGGCCCGAGCGGGGCGGGCGGAAGCGGCACGTGCTCTGCTGGGCAAATGGAATCTGAAAGCGGGCAAGGTCAACGCCGAACTCAAGAATATCAAGTTTGCCAGGATCGGGGATCTGACCGCCACTATCCAGGCGAAGGGCCGCCCGATCAGCCTGCAGTATTTTGGCTTCAAGGAAGTGCGCCGCACGGTCAAAGGCAAGGGCGGGAAGTATCGGCAGGTCAAGGGTGTCACCGGCTCGGTGCTCAAGGCCGGTGGTGGCAAGTCCTACCCTGGCGCCTTCACGGCAACCATGCTCAGCGGACACAATGGCGTGTTCATGACTGAGAAGCGATTCTTTGGCCTCAGCGATTACGGGTACAACAAGCCGACCCGGGGCAGGTACGCCGGGCAGCGCGGCAGGACGCCTGTGGTCAGCATGTCGACCGTCACCATCGCCACCATGTTCAACCAGGTCCCCGTGCAGCAAGCCACGGTCAATGCTGTCGAGGCACGGTTCCAGTCACGGTTTGGGCACCACATTGACCGGCTCATGGACAAATGA
- a CDS encoding phage/plasmid primase, P4 family, whose translation MTDPQNKVVDLAAQVEERLRQEAAELAAAEPKKDEAPPATGGPDDPRFIMRCLANNERGDGILFTALQRDQYVYNKTNGLWYQWEGHHWSIDKLNRATTAVESVAVKYLDEAAKLRAEVDALSSDMAAAEEKAENCRTAKDESGARKATALAGQLAVQIDRVNSKLKNLKKRVERLRSVRGAANCLTWAHCVEQPLAIVGDEIDKKPMLLACKNGVIDLETGRLYPGNPSDYLVRAIPVEYHGIDCVNQDWEKFQREIHGEENTLVDFVRRYFGYSITGLTTEQYLSTFIGEGANGKGTMFETLHEVLGELAWSIDPEMILEQKNAKSSAGPSPDIISLYGRRLVVASETEQHRRISGAKVKRLTGSDTLTGRAPHDKYEVNFTPTHTLALVTNHAPKGLAADFALFRRLLYLEYPLRYVADPALEARSDPQNAAIYRQRDPDLPRRLLANQPGILAWLVRGCLEWQRDGLKPPDKLRAAAEAIRRNEDHLARFIEESCRRIDNDSRLLFKLFYGKFEEWFAENVDEEKRYKPTKKSIADQLRRKGYQVENTGGQTYVYGLDVEGLLA comes from the coding sequence GTGACCGACCCACAAAACAAAGTGGTCGATCTGGCCGCCCAGGTCGAAGAACGCCTCCGGCAGGAAGCCGCCGAACTCGCGGCGGCAGAGCCGAAAAAAGACGAGGCCCCGCCGGCAACTGGCGGACCCGACGACCCACGATTTATTATGCGGTGCCTGGCAAACAACGAGCGTGGCGACGGGATACTGTTCACCGCGCTGCAGCGGGACCAGTACGTCTACAACAAAACAAATGGCCTGTGGTACCAGTGGGAAGGTCACCACTGGAGCATCGATAAGCTCAACCGCGCCACAACAGCCGTCGAGAGCGTTGCGGTCAAATATCTCGACGAGGCGGCAAAACTCCGGGCGGAGGTCGACGCATTGTCTTCCGACATGGCCGCCGCGGAAGAAAAAGCCGAAAATTGTCGCACGGCCAAGGACGAATCCGGGGCCCGAAAGGCCACGGCACTAGCTGGCCAACTCGCCGTACAGATCGATCGCGTCAACTCCAAGCTCAAAAACCTCAAAAAGCGGGTTGAGCGCCTGCGCAGTGTGCGCGGCGCCGCCAACTGCCTCACCTGGGCCCACTGCGTCGAGCAACCACTCGCCATCGTCGGCGACGAAATTGACAAAAAACCGATGCTGCTGGCCTGCAAAAATGGCGTCATCGACCTTGAAACCGGCCGGCTATACCCAGGCAATCCCAGCGACTACCTGGTGCGCGCCATCCCCGTCGAGTATCACGGCATCGATTGCGTCAACCAGGACTGGGAAAAATTCCAGAGGGAGATCCACGGGGAGGAAAACACCCTGGTCGATTTCGTGCGGCGCTATTTTGGGTACAGCATCACCGGCCTGACCACGGAACAGTACCTGTCAACCTTCATCGGCGAGGGCGCTAACGGCAAGGGAACGATGTTCGAAACGCTCCACGAAGTTCTCGGGGAGCTCGCCTGGTCCATTGACCCCGAGATGATCCTCGAGCAAAAAAACGCTAAAAGCTCCGCCGGGCCCTCGCCAGATATCATATCGCTCTACGGGCGAAGGCTGGTCGTTGCCTCCGAGACAGAACAACATCGCCGCATCAGCGGAGCCAAAGTTAAACGCCTGACCGGCTCCGACACCCTCACCGGCCGGGCGCCCCACGACAAATACGAGGTCAACTTTACGCCGACGCACACCCTGGCCCTGGTGACCAACCACGCACCCAAAGGGCTGGCAGCCGACTTCGCGCTGTTTCGGCGGCTGCTCTACCTCGAATATCCGCTGCGCTACGTGGCCGATCCCGCGCTCGAAGCCCGCAGCGATCCCCAAAACGCGGCTATATATCGTCAGCGAGACCCCGATCTGCCGCGACGACTGCTCGCCAATCAACCCGGGATCCTCGCCTGGCTGGTGCGCGGCTGCCTCGAATGGCAGCGCGACGGTCTCAAGCCCCCCGACAAACTACGCGCCGCCGCCGAAGCGATCCGCCGCAACGAGGACCATCTCGCACGGTTCATCGAAGAATCCTGCCGCCGCATCGACAACGACAGTCGGCTACTGTTCAAGCTCTTTTACGGCAAATTTGAGGAGTGGTTCGCCGAAAATGTGGACGAGGAAAAACGCTACAAGCCAACCAAGAAATCCATCGCCGACCAGTTGCGCCGCAAGGGCTATCAAGTCGAAAACACCGGGGGGCAGACCTACGTCTACGGTCTCGACGTCGAAGGCCTGCTGGCATGA